The following are encoded in a window of uncultured Ilyobacter sp. genomic DNA:
- the disA gene encoding DNA integrity scanning diadenylate cyclase DisA, whose product MKNQEKLVDILSSVTPGTLLREGLDNILDAGTGALLVIGIDENIESMLDGGFFINCEYNSQRIYELAKMDGAIILDYTAERILYANVHMQPDKNYTTDESGTRHRTAQRIAKQCNKLVIAISEKRNRITLYKGELRYKLRDIGEIMTEATQAIKTFERYKTVLDKALANLTIMEFDDLVTLYEVTTILQRFEMIFRIKQEVRNYVAELGVEGRLINLQLEELLQGLKDEKMNFIKDYYNNEKGELDVNQINLELDKLTDEELLEQEKLSFILGYGKTYSTLDNKVSPKGYRILGKITRLNKRDVEKIITEYDDLASIKEASIEDLYEIRGISKFKARSIKNGLKRLKFTLELER is encoded by the coding sequence ATGAAAAATCAAGAAAAATTAGTGGACATCCTTTCAAGTGTCACTCCCGGGACACTTCTCAGAGAGGGTTTAGATAATATTCTAGATGCTGGAACCGGTGCACTTTTGGTCATTGGAATCGACGAAAATATAGAGAGTATGTTAGATGGTGGGTTTTTTATAAACTGTGAGTACAACTCTCAGAGGATATATGAACTTGCAAAAATGGATGGAGCCATAATTTTGGATTATACAGCTGAGAGAATACTCTATGCAAATGTACATATGCAGCCTGACAAGAATTATACTACAGATGAGAGTGGGACAAGGCACAGAACCGCTCAGAGAATAGCTAAACAGTGTAATAAACTGGTCATAGCCATATCTGAAAAAAGAAACAGAATAACTTTGTACAAAGGTGAACTGAGATATAAGCTTCGGGATATAGGAGAGATAATGACGGAAGCCACTCAGGCAATAAAAACTTTTGAAAGATATAAAACTGTTTTGGATAAAGCTCTTGCAAACCTAACAATAATGGAGTTTGATGACTTGGTAACTCTTTATGAGGTAACTACCATACTTCAGAGGTTTGAAATGATATTTAGAATAAAACAAGAGGTAAGAAACTATGTAGCCGAACTAGGAGTAGAGGGGCGGCTTATAAACCTTCAGTTAGAAGAGTTACTTCAGGGACTGAAAGATGAAAAAATGAACTTTATAAAGGATTATTACAACAATGAAAAAGGTGAGCTGGATGTAAACCAAATTAATTTGGAACTGGATAAATTGACTGATGAGGAACTACTAGAGCAAGAAAAACTGTCATTTATTCTTGGATATGGGAAAACATATTCTACATTGGATAATAAAGTAAGTCCTAAGGGCTACAGAATACTTGGTAAGATAACAAGACTTAATAAGCGTGATGTAGAAAAGATCATAACAGAATATGATGATCTAGCCTCTATAAAAGAAGCAAGTATTGAAGATCTATATGAGATAAGGGGGATAAGTAAATTTAAAGCGAGGTCCATAAAAAACGGCTTGAAACGTCTTAAGTTTACCCTTGAATTGGAAAGATAG
- the rnc gene encoding ribonuclease III — protein sequence MGESCFAELEKRLQYTFNSKKLLKHALIHRSYGNENWDYKKVNNERLELLGDAVLDLVVTEYLYLHFTSSSEGDLAKLKSMIVSEPVLAKISRKLGVGNHLLLSKGEELTGGRDRSSILGDVFEAILGAVYLDSNFMLAKEFAIKHLKRFIDHIDENEDLIDFKTILQEFSQREYKVIPSYEVIKEMGPDHRKSFEIAVKINDDLMGLGTGRNKKSAEQSAARNACRKLGVKAYETL from the coding sequence GTGGGAGAAAGTTGTTTTGCGGAACTTGAAAAAAGATTGCAGTACACATTTAACAGCAAAAAACTTCTGAAGCATGCCTTAATTCACAGGTCTTATGGAAATGAAAACTGGGATTATAAAAAGGTAAACAATGAGAGACTAGAACTGCTAGGAGACGCAGTTCTAGATCTTGTTGTTACAGAATATCTTTATTTACATTTTACCAGTTCAAGCGAAGGTGACCTGGCAAAGCTAAAGTCAATGATTGTCAGCGAACCTGTGCTTGCTAAAATTTCTAGAAAACTTGGAGTGGGGAATCATCTTCTTTTGAGTAAAGGAGAGGAGCTTACAGGAGGAAGAGACAGGAGTTCAATATTAGGAGACGTATTTGAAGCAATATTAGGTGCAGTATATCTTGACTCTAATTTTATGCTAGCTAAAGAGTTTGCCATAAAGCATCTTAAGAGATTTATAGATCATATAGATGAAAATGAAGACCTTATAGATTTTAAAACTATTCTTCAGGAATTTAGCCAGAGAGAATATAAGGTTATTCCATCTTATGAAGTTATAAAAGAGATGGGCCCTGACCACAGAAAATCTTTTGAAATAGCAGTAAAAATAAACGATGATTTAATGGGACTTGGAACAGGCAGAAATAAAAAAAGTGCAGAGCAGTCAGCAGCAAGAAATGCCTGCAGAAAACTAGGAGTAAAGGCATATGAAACACTATAA
- the fabG gene encoding 3-oxoacyl-[acyl-carrier-protein] reductase, which yields MIDLKGKVAVITGSARGIGRAVAEKLAQAGANLVITDILAEIGEKTAKEISEKYGVEAIFVPGNVVSSESMAELASKTLEKFGKIDILVNNAGITRDTLFMRMKEEDFDLVMNINLKGTYNCTQAFFKTMVKQRFGSIINMASVVGLMGNAGQVNYSASKAGMIGMTKSLAKEVGKRGVRVNAIAPGYIQSEMTDVLSEDVKKEFAKNIPMGEMGTPEDIANAVLFLSSDLSSYITGQTLSVNGGMLMP from the coding sequence ATGATTGATTTAAAAGGAAAGGTAGCAGTAATAACTGGTTCTGCAAGAGGGATCGGAAGAGCTGTTGCTGAAAAATTGGCACAAGCTGGTGCTAATCTTGTAATTACTGATATACTTGCAGAAATAGGAGAAAAAACTGCTAAAGAGATCTCTGAAAAATATGGAGTAGAAGCTATATTTGTTCCTGGGAATGTTGTTTCAAGTGAAAGTATGGCAGAACTAGCGTCTAAAACTCTTGAGAAATTCGGGAAAATAGATATTCTTGTAAATAATGCCGGAATTACTAGAGATACACTTTTCATGAGAATGAAAGAGGAAGATTTTGATCTTGTTATGAACATCAACCTTAAGGGAACTTATAACTGTACACAGGCTTTCTTTAAGACTATGGTAAAGCAAAGGTTTGGAAGCATCATAAATATGGCATCAGTTGTAGGACTAATGGGAAATGCCGGTCAAGTGAACTATTCTGCATCAAAAGCAGGAATGATAGGTATGACTAAATCTCTAGCAAAAGAAGTAGGGAAAAGAGGAGTGAGAGTAAACGCTATAGCTCCAGGATACATACAATCTGAAATGACAGATGTTCTTAGTGAAGATGTTAAGAAAGAGTTTGCAAAAAACATCCCTATGGGTGAAATGGGAACTCCGGAAGATATTGCCAATGCGGTACTGTTTCTTTCTTCTGACCTTTCTAGCTATATTACTGGTCAAACTTTAAGTGTTAATGGTGGAATGTTGATGCCATAA
- the fabF gene encoding beta-ketoacyl-ACP synthase II — MRRVVVTGIGLVTALGTGVEKTWKAIKEGKTGVGSIESFDATEDPVKIAAEVKDFDPTEFGIEKKEVKKLARNTQFAIAASKMAIEDSKLEITAENAERVGVIVSSGIGGIEVMEQQHEVMLSKGVKRISPFTIPAMISNMAAGNVAIYTGAKGPNKAVVTACAAGTHSIGDAFETIRNGKADAMIAGGTEACITKFAINGFANMKALSTRNDEPEKASRPFTADRDGFVMGEGSGIVILEELEAAKARGAKIYAEVVGYGETCDAYHITSPAEGGEGGARAMKMALDQGGIDLSEVDYINAHGTSTPANDRNETASIKTIFGDHAYKLAVSSTKGATGHGLGAAGGIEGAFLALAISEGVMPPTINSDTPDPELDLNYVPNVAVEKEIRVGLSNSLGFGGHNAVIAMKKYK, encoded by the coding sequence GTGAGAAGAGTTGTAGTAACTGGAATAGGCCTTGTAACTGCTTTGGGAACAGGGGTAGAAAAAACTTGGAAAGCCATAAAAGAGGGGAAAACTGGAGTAGGAAGCATCGAATCTTTTGACGCTACTGAGGACCCTGTAAAAATTGCAGCCGAAGTAAAGGACTTTGACCCTACAGAATTTGGAATTGAAAAAAAAGAAGTTAAAAAACTTGCTAGAAATACACAATTTGCCATAGCAGCTTCAAAAATGGCAATAGAGGATTCGAAACTTGAAATCACTGCTGAAAATGCAGAAAGAGTAGGAGTGATTGTATCTTCTGGTATAGGTGGTATAGAGGTAATGGAGCAGCAGCATGAAGTAATGCTGAGTAAAGGGGTAAAGAGAATATCTCCTTTCACAATACCAGCAATGATATCAAATATGGCTGCTGGAAACGTAGCAATATATACGGGAGCAAAGGGACCTAATAAAGCTGTGGTAACTGCTTGTGCAGCAGGAACTCATTCTATAGGGGATGCCTTTGAGACTATAAGAAACGGTAAAGCAGATGCAATGATAGCAGGGGGTACAGAAGCCTGTATCACTAAGTTTGCCATCAATGGATTTGCAAATATGAAAGCCCTTTCAACTAGAAACGATGAGCCAGAAAAAGCATCTAGACCATTTACAGCTGACAGAGATGGATTTGTAATGGGTGAAGGTTCTGGGATAGTGATATTAGAAGAACTAGAAGCAGCAAAGGCAAGAGGGGCAAAGATATATGCTGAAGTTGTAGGATATGGTGAAACTTGTGATGCTTACCATATAACGTCGCCTGCTGAAGGTGGAGAAGGCGGAGCAAGAGCTATGAAAATGGCACTTGATCAAGGTGGAATCGATTTGTCAGAAGTTGATTACATAAATGCCCACGGAACTTCTACTCCTGCAAATGACAGAAATGAAACTGCTTCAATAAAAACAATATTTGGAGACCATGCGTATAAACTTGCAGTATCTTCGACTAAAGGTGCTACTGGACACGGTCTAGGGGCTGCAGGAGGAATCGAAGGGGCTTTCTTAGCACTTGCTATAAGCGAGGGAGTAATGCCTCCTACGATCAATAGTGACACTCCAGATCCAGAATTAGATCTTAATTATGTACCAAATGTAGCTGTGGAAAAAGAGATAAGAGTGGGTCTTTCAAACTCTCTAGGTTTCGGAGGACACAACGCAGTTATTGCAATGAAAAAATATAAATAA
- the fabD gene encoding ACP S-malonyltransferase, producing MSRIAFVFPGQGAQYVGMGKDLYENNVTAKKCFDEIFENMEIDLKRVMFEGPEEDLKQTKYTQPAIVAMSLVLSKLLEEKGIKADYVAGHSVGEYAALGAGGYLSLEDAVKLTAFRGDAMNTVSQEVNGTMAAIIGMEASKIEEVLEGVDGVVEAVNFNEPGQTVIAGSVAAIEKACEALKEAGAKRAIVLSVSGPFHSSLMKPAGEKLKAEVENYEFRQGTAKLIANTTAEVTTEAEEIKKELYDQTFGPVRWVETVEKLKSEGVEKIYEIGPGKVLKGLIRKIDKTLVVENIEKLEDLV from the coding sequence ATGTCTAGAATTGCATTTGTTTTCCCTGGACAAGGAGCTCAATACGTTGGGATGGGAAAAGATTTATACGAAAACAATGTAACGGCTAAAAAATGTTTTGATGAAATTTTTGAAAATATGGAAATTGATCTAAAAAGAGTTATGTTTGAAGGGCCTGAAGAGGATCTTAAACAGACTAAATATACTCAGCCTGCAATTGTTGCAATGAGCCTTGTTCTTTCGAAACTTTTGGAAGAGAAAGGAATAAAAGCTGACTATGTAGCCGGACATTCAGTGGGAGAATACGCTGCATTAGGTGCTGGTGGATATCTTTCCCTAGAGGATGCTGTAAAATTAACAGCGTTTAGAGGAGATGCTATGAATACAGTTTCCCAGGAAGTGAATGGTACCATGGCTGCTATCATAGGAATGGAAGCATCTAAAATCGAAGAGGTATTAGAAGGTGTCGACGGAGTAGTAGAAGCAGTAAACTTTAACGAGCCTGGACAGACAGTTATAGCCGGGTCTGTAGCAGCTATAGAAAAAGCCTGTGAGGCGCTAAAGGAAGCCGGAGCAAAAAGGGCAATTGTACTTTCTGTATCTGGACCTTTCCATTCTTCTCTTATGAAGCCGGCTGGAGAAAAACTAAAAGCCGAAGTGGAAAACTATGAATTCAGACAGGGAACTGCTAAGCTCATTGCAAATACAACAGCAGAAGTTACAACTGAGGCAGAGGAGATTAAAAAAGAGCTTTATGACCAGACTTTTGGACCTGTAAGATGGGTTGAGACTGTAGAAAAGTTAAAATCTGAAGGTGTTGAAAAGATCTATGAAATAGGTCCTGGAAAAGTTCTTAAGGGATTAATCAGAAAAATAGATAAAACACTAGTTGTTGAAAATATTGAAAAATTAGAGGATCTAGTATAA
- the radA gene encoding DNA repair protein RadA: MAKDKSLYVCSSCGYKSAKWLGKCPDCEEWGTLEEETDMPSATRRNLSKGSSSGKSNVKILNFSQIEVEGNYRYTTKLKEFDRVLGGGLVQGEVVLITGNPGIGKSTLLLQAAKEYTEYGDVIYISGEESPSQIKNRGERLGIFSENLFIMSETEIETIYEHLSFKKPKVVVVDSIQTLYSSNLDSIPGTPTQIRECTLRIVELAKNYNISFFIVGHITKDGKVAGPKMLEHMVDAVLNFEGEEGLFYRILRSIKNRFGSTNELGIFNMEEDGMREVKNSSEFFLSEREEKNIGSMIVPVLEGSKVFLLEVQSLITDSPFGIPKRIVQGLDKNRVQILSAVAEKKAGVAFSTKDLFVNIPGGITVKDPSADLAFLISMLSIYNGIEISQKIAAVGELGLRGEIRKISFMDKRLRELEKLGFTGVYVPESNRKDIEKNNYKLKLIYLKSIDELLERMR, translated from the coding sequence TTGGCTAAGGATAAGAGTCTTTATGTATGCAGTAGTTGTGGATATAAAAGTGCAAAATGGCTTGGGAAATGCCCTGACTGTGAGGAGTGGGGTACTCTAGAAGAGGAAACTGACATGCCCTCTGCAACAAGAAGAAATCTGTCTAAGGGCTCATCCTCTGGAAAATCCAATGTAAAAATACTGAATTTTTCCCAGATAGAGGTGGAAGGGAATTATAGATACACGACTAAACTGAAAGAATTTGACAGAGTACTAGGAGGAGGTCTTGTCCAAGGAGAAGTGGTGCTTATAACGGGAAATCCTGGAATAGGAAAATCTACTCTTCTTTTGCAGGCAGCTAAAGAGTATACTGAATATGGAGATGTAATATATATATCTGGTGAAGAATCTCCGTCACAGATAAAAAATAGGGGAGAAAGGTTGGGAATCTTCTCTGAAAATCTTTTCATAATGTCCGAAACAGAGATAGAGACAATATATGAACATCTTTCTTTTAAGAAACCAAAAGTGGTTGTTGTAGACTCTATTCAGACTCTTTACAGTTCAAATTTGGATTCTATACCAGGAACACCTACTCAGATAAGAGAGTGCACACTAAGAATAGTAGAACTTGCAAAGAACTATAATATATCCTTCTTTATAGTGGGTCATATAACAAAAGACGGTAAAGTAGCGGGACCTAAAATGCTAGAACACATGGTGGATGCCGTACTTAATTTTGAAGGTGAAGAGGGACTTTTTTACAGAATACTCAGAAGTATAAAAAATAGGTTTGGTTCGACCAATGAATTGGGTATTTTCAACATGGAAGAGGATGGCATGAGAGAGGTAAAAAACTCATCTGAATTTTTTCTTAGCGAGCGCGAAGAAAAAAACATAGGAAGTATGATTGTGCCGGTTTTAGAAGGATCAAAGGTCTTTCTTTTGGAAGTTCAGTCTCTTATAACAGACTCTCCTTTTGGAATTCCTAAAAGGATTGTTCAGGGGCTAGATAAAAATAGGGTGCAAATATTAAGTGCTGTGGCAGAAAAAAAGGCAGGAGTTGCTTTTTCGACAAAAGACCTTTTTGTCAACATACCTGGTGGGATAACGGTAAAAGATCCATCGGCTGACTTGGCATTTTTGATATCTATGTTATCGATATATAATGGGATAGAGATAAGTCAAAAAATAGCGGCAGTTGGAGAACTCGGACTAAGAGGAGAGATAAGAAAAATTTCCTTTATGGACAAGAGGCTGAGAGAACTTGAAAAACTTGGATTTACGGGAGTATACGTTCCTGAATCTAATAGGAAAGATATAGAGAAAAATAATTATAAACTGAAGCTTATCTACTTGAAAAGTATAGACGAGCTTTTGGAAAGGATGAGATAA
- the coaD gene encoding pantetheine-phosphate adenylyltransferase, which yields MKIGVYAGSFDPITKGHEDIIKRAANLTDKLIIGILNSASKKYWFDLNEREELIKKVVGNLDNVEIMSFNGLLVNFMKENGANIVFRGLRAVSDYEYELQMALGNSVLSNGELETVFLPASRENLYLSSSLVREVALNKGNLEHFVNRKIVEDISKKVEEMIEEGK from the coding sequence ATGAAAATAGGAGTTTATGCAGGGAGTTTTGATCCTATAACAAAAGGACATGAGGACATAATAAAAAGAGCTGCCAATCTAACAGATAAACTTATTATAGGGATATTGAATAGTGCTTCAAAAAAATATTGGTTTGACCTAAATGAAAGAGAAGAGCTGATTAAAAAAGTGGTAGGGAACTTGGATAACGTAGAAATAATGAGCTTTAACGGACTTCTTGTGAATTTTATGAAAGAAAACGGAGCAAATATTGTTTTCAGGGGTCTTAGGGCGGTATCAGATTATGAATATGAACTTCAGATGGCCTTAGGTAATTCTGTTCTATCAAATGGAGAACTTGAGACTGTGTTTTTACCGGCTTCAAGGGAAAATCTTTATCTTAGTTCTAGTCTCGTAAGAGAAGTAGCTTTAAATAAAGGAAATTTAGAGCATTTTGTGAATAGAAAAATCGTGGAAGATATAAGTAAAAAAGTAGAAGAAATGATCGAAGAGGGGAAGTAA
- a CDS encoding beta-ketoacyl-ACP synthase III, which translates to MNVKNAGILGMGIYVPEKVMTNFDFEKIVDTSDEWIRSRSGIEERRFVADDQATSDLASEAAKKALESAGIKAEDIEIVILATCTPDYLIQNTACIVQKKIGAINAAAFDIQAACSGFIYGLTIASGMIKSGMYKKILVIGAEALSRVVDMQDRNTCILFGDGAAAAVIGEVEEGYGILSTYIKSEGEDDEILRMPAGGTKRPATVEEVENRETFLKMKGQEVFKFAVQALPKATLEALRLAEKETTDLHMIFPHQANKRIIESAAKRLKLPEDKFYMNLNKYGNTSAASIGLALGEALDKGLVKKGDLIALTGFGAGLTYGSTVMKWAY; encoded by the coding sequence ATGAATGTAAAAAATGCAGGAATATTAGGTATGGGTATCTATGTTCCTGAAAAAGTTATGACAAATTTTGATTTTGAAAAAATTGTGGATACAAGTGATGAATGGATAAGAAGCAGGAGTGGTATAGAGGAAAGAAGATTTGTAGCTGACGACCAGGCAACTTCAGACCTAGCTTCTGAAGCTGCTAAGAAAGCCTTAGAATCGGCTGGAATAAAAGCTGAAGATATCGAAATTGTGATACTAGCAACTTGTACTCCAGATTACCTGATACAAAATACAGCGTGTATAGTACAGAAAAAAATCGGAGCGATCAATGCAGCGGCTTTTGACATACAGGCCGCCTGTAGCGGGTTTATATACGGCCTGACAATAGCATCGGGAATGATAAAGTCCGGGATGTACAAGAAGATACTTGTAATAGGGGCTGAGGCTCTATCTAGGGTAGTAGACATGCAAGACAGGAATACTTGTATACTTTTCGGAGACGGTGCAGCAGCAGCAGTTATAGGAGAGGTAGAAGAGGGATATGGAATTCTTTCTACATACATAAAATCTGAAGGTGAAGATGACGAAATTCTTAGAATGCCTGCAGGAGGAACTAAAAGGCCTGCAACAGTGGAAGAGGTTGAAAACAGAGAAACATTCCTAAAGATGAAAGGTCAAGAGGTATTTAAATTTGCAGTTCAAGCACTTCCTAAAGCCACACTTGAGGCGCTAAGGCTTGCAGAAAAAGAAACTACTGACCTTCATATGATATTTCCTCACCAGGCAAATAAAAGAATAATAGAGTCTGCTGCAAAAAGACTAAAACTCCCAGAAGATAAATTTTATATGAATTTAAATAAATACGGTAATACTTCTGCGGCTTCCATCGGACTGGCTCTTGGAGAGGCTCTAGACAAAGGACTAGTTAAAAAAGGAGACCTTATCGCCCTCACAGGATTTGGAGCAGGACTTACATATGGTTCTACTGTTATGAAGTGGGCCTATTAA
- a CDS encoding Rne/Rng family ribonuclease, translating into MNQIIINVDDFQTRAALLEEDKLAEFFIERSDEVKVTGNIYKGKVANVLPGMESAFLDIGLEKNAFLYVKDLREFEEMYLDGIENSDRPIEDLLNVGDEVVVQILKDPRGTKGARVTTHYTIPGKYLVLMPNNDYIAISQKIKNDKERKRLEELLSEIKPDNMGFIIRTAAEGKNELHFEREVEYLVKKWHDIERKISRSKPGDIIYRDNELVNTVLRDIFSSNIDELVIDNEKKYWEIIDYINAFSESSMKTKIKLYNENFPIFETYGVNSQLDKALREVVWLECGGYLVIQRTEALVSIDVNTGKNTGRMNLEDTVFETNIEAAKEIPRQLRLRNMSGIIIIDFIDMRHEEDKIKVTEVLEEHLKKDRIKNNIIHFTDLGLIEMTRKRVGKPLSHYFQEECSHCKGTGKIKSKDSVINDVITEIKIFSEEKDVSIIKLKISKELNGFFKGIYDDFIKVYLKSKGKFFKVEVDPLKDNYDYEILLEV; encoded by the coding sequence ATGAATCAGATAATTATAAATGTTGATGATTTTCAGACCCGGGCGGCTTTATTGGAAGAGGATAAGCTTGCTGAATTTTTTATAGAGAGAAGTGACGAGGTAAAGGTCACGGGAAATATCTACAAGGGCAAGGTGGCTAATGTACTTCCAGGCATGGAGTCTGCCTTTTTGGATATAGGACTTGAAAAAAATGCTTTTTTGTATGTCAAAGACCTGAGAGAATTTGAAGAGATGTACCTTGATGGGATAGAAAACAGTGATAGACCGATAGAAGATCTCTTGAACGTAGGGGATGAGGTAGTTGTCCAGATACTAAAAGATCCTAGGGGAACAAAGGGTGCTAGGGTAACAACTCATTATACTATTCCAGGTAAGTATCTGGTTCTTATGCCAAATAATGATTATATAGCAATATCTCAGAAAATAAAGAATGACAAAGAGAGAAAAAGGTTGGAGGAGTTGCTGAGTGAGATAAAACCAGACAACATGGGGTTTATAATAAGGACTGCGGCAGAGGGGAAAAATGAACTTCACTTTGAAAGAGAAGTGGAGTATTTGGTAAAGAAGTGGCATGATATAGAGAGAAAAATAAGCCGTTCTAAGCCTGGAGATATAATCTACAGAGATAACGAACTTGTAAATACTGTTTTGAGAGATATATTTTCTTCAAATATAGATGAACTTGTAATAGATAATGAGAAAAAATACTGGGAAATTATAGACTATATAAATGCTTTTAGTGAAAGCTCTATGAAAACTAAAATAAAACTTTACAACGAAAATTTTCCTATATTTGAAACCTATGGAGTAAACAGTCAACTAGACAAGGCTCTTAGGGAGGTAGTGTGGCTCGAGTGTGGAGGCTATCTCGTAATCCAAAGGACGGAAGCCCTGGTCAGTATAGATGTAAATACTGGGAAAAACACTGGACGGATGAATCTAGAGGATACGGTTTTTGAAACTAATATAGAGGCTGCGAAAGAGATACCAAGACAGCTTAGACTGAGGAACATGAGTGGCATAATAATAATAGATTTCATTGATATGAGACACGAGGAAGACAAAATAAAAGTCACGGAGGTTCTTGAAGAACATCTGAAAAAAGACAGGATAAAAAATAATATTATTCATTTTACGGACCTAGGACTTATTGAGATGACGAGAAAAAGAGTCGGGAAACCTCTGAGTCATTATTTTCAGGAGGAGTGTAGCCACTGTAAGGGAACAGGTAAGATAAAGTCCAAAGATTCTGTCATAAATGATGTCATAACTGAAATAAAAATTTTTTCAGAGGAAAAAGATGTTTCTATAATAAAACTTAAAATATCAAAAGAATTAAACGGTTTTTTTAAAGGGATATATGATGATTTTATAAAGGTTTATCTAAAATCCAAAGGGAAATTTTTTAAAGTGGAAGTAGATCCTCTTAAGGATAATTATGATTATGAAATTTTACTCGAAGTATAG
- a CDS encoding radical SAM protein, producing MKHYNIPVFISHFGCPNSCVFCNQKKITGIETDVTTDELESIIEDYLKTLPKESKKEVAFFGGTFTGISVDLQKSYLGVVKKYIDQGKIDGIRLSTRPDYISHEILFLLKEYGVTTIELGVQSLDADVLKLSGRGYNPEKVFEASSMIKEAGISLGIQLMPGLPGSTNEKDFISAKKVVGIGPDMVRIYPTLVINGTQMEKMYYEGSFVPMTLREAVDRVVPIYAIFEKSGINIIRVGLQPSDDIREEGVIVDGPFHPAFRELVEGEIYSVFLKKKQAEDGDLDIKANEKNISKIVGNKGINRKTFGKNFKISIDNSLSLKEISVNGNLITREEILNGVI from the coding sequence ATGAAACACTATAATATTCCTGTTTTTATAAGTCATTTTGGATGCCCAAATTCATGTGTCTTTTGCAATCAAAAGAAGATCACAGGGATAGAAACGGATGTAACTACCGATGAGTTAGAATCTATCATTGAAGATTATTTAAAAACTCTTCCAAAGGAATCAAAAAAAGAAGTGGCTTTCTTTGGTGGAACTTTTACAGGAATCTCGGTAGATCTTCAAAAAAGTTATCTAGGGGTAGTTAAAAAGTATATCGATCAAGGAAAAATAGATGGAATAAGACTTTCTACAAGACCTGACTATATCTCCCATGAAATACTTTTTTTGCTCAAAGAGTACGGTGTAACCACGATAGAACTTGGAGTTCAATCTCTTGATGCTGATGTTTTGAAACTTTCAGGGAGAGGGTACAATCCAGAGAAAGTTTTTGAAGCTTCTTCAATGATCAAAGAAGCTGGGATAAGCCTTGGGATACAGCTCATGCCCGGCCTTCCAGGATCAACTAATGAAAAAGATTTTATAAGTGCTAAAAAAGTAGTGGGGATAGGGCCTGATATGGTCAGGATATACCCCACTCTTGTCATAAACGGAACTCAAATGGAAAAAATGTACTATGAGGGCAGCTTTGTTCCTATGACACTAAGGGAAGCAGTCGATAGAGTGGTTCCCATTTATGCAATTTTTGAAAAATCAGGAATAAATATCATAAGAGTGGGACTCCAACCATCTGATGATATAAGAGAAGAGGGTGTGATTGTGGACGGACCTTTTCATCCCGCATTCCGTGAACTGGTGGAGGGTGAGATATATTCTGTTTTTTTGAAAAAGAAACAAGCTGAAGATGGAGACCTAGATATAAAAGCAAATGAAAAAAATATATCGAAGATCGTAGGTAATAAAGGGATCAACAGAAAAACTTTTGGGAAGAATTTTAAGATATCGATAGATAACAGTCTAAGTCTAAAAGAGATAAGTGTAAATGGAAATCTGATAACGAGAGAAGAAATTTTGAACGGAGTAATATAA
- a CDS encoding acyl carrier protein, with amino-acid sequence MLDKIKEVVVDQLGVDADQVTLEANFVDDLGADSLDTVELIMAFEEEFDVEIPDTEAEKIKTVQDVVNYIESNK; translated from the coding sequence ATGTTAGATAAAATCAAAGAAGTAGTAGTAGATCAATTGGGTGTAGACGCAGATCAAGTAACTCTTGAGGCGAACTTCGTAGACGATCTAGGAGCAGATTCTCTAGATACAGTTGAGCTAATAATGGCTTTCGAAGAAGAGTTTGACGTAGAAATTCCTGATACAGAAGCTGAAAAGATCAAAACTGTTCAAGACGTAGTAAACTACATCGAATCTAATAAGTAA